The Thunnus maccoyii chromosome 12, fThuMac1.1, whole genome shotgun sequence genomic interval tccatccctctctgtctccccgaCTGTATGTCTTTCATTCCCCCCATCTAGGCATTTTCCAGGTAGACTCCGTGCTCGTCCAATCTCACACCGTACTGCCCTTTGATTGGCTCAGGAGCGTGGTCACTGTGACAGTGTAACGGCGCATTTAACAAAAGATACAAAACTCAAACACAGCACTTTGGGAAACAAGcgcctctttttttccccttttttttacCTGAAATGATGGgattaaaaagtaaacatgaaaactggcatgctgttttaatgtttaccaGAGGAGGGGACGAAAGGGGGTGAGAACGTTCGGTTAATGGATGTAAACAAAAACTGGAGACACTGCATTCAGCACTGAACAAATTCCTTCTTCAAAAGTGTCTCTATTTAAGAAACTACTGTGTCACAATAGATAGCAATGACCTCACTTATCTGCCTATCAGAGGACTGTGTAACAATGTTTATACCATATCATTGTTGTGCTGGatagtaaaacacacacaagtcaaaTGCAAAATAACTTGACATTAGTCTTCTTCGTGGATACTCAGACTGTCTTTTGGCTACAGGAGACAAACTGTCTTCATTTCTTGAGCAAAATCTTTGGGGTAGAAGCAACAAAAGTCTGAGGAAAACCATTACAACACTGTTCAATTAATTTTGTGACAGGAGACACATAATGGGATGGTAatgtgtgaacacaaagaacagAAAGGCTTTTGCTCCTCGACAAATCTTTGGAGTAGGTGCTAAAAAGACGTGTGCAATATGGATCTATAACAATTGCataaggagagggagaaaaaaaattagaagAGACAAATTGCCCTCTGGCAGACTCGTGAAGGTGACTTGAAGGAGCTGCTCCATTTTAGCACaaatttcctcctcctcctcctcctcctcctcctcctccacctcctcctccagccccTAACAGCCTAACACAGAACAGATAGCGAAGAGACGCTTGCTTCAAAGTGCTGCTCACACCATTGGTCTCTGCTTTGCTCCTAGCCACTAAAAGCCTGTTTTCTTAGCAGAAGGATGGTGCCACCTTCATGCCAACTAGAGGGCCCTTTGCCACACTGAGTTTTGAAAGggtaatcagttaattgttttaaaGGGGCTGCCCCTTCTCCCCACtaccacccccccacccaccccccaaaaaaaacccactcagGGCAGCAGTGGCGCCAGCTCGGTGCAAAATGataagttgtttgttttttttccacggCTAGAGAACGAGGACTCACATGGTATCCCTATGGAGCAGCATAGTGGGGAAATAGAAAGTACAACAAAAcattatacaaacacacacacatgcacacaaacacacacacacgcacacacctacATGTGCATGCTTGCACCCGTccacagtaacacacatagACGCCCATCTGGACACACATGTTATTCTGAAACTGAAACCAAAAGACTAACGGCATGCACTGCTAATGGAAAGTGTGTGTCAcagaatgtgtgaatgtgtgtgtgagcaaaacAATCTACAGAGACTATATTAAAGATCCTGTGCTTCTCTtctaatcatttatttttttaagtccATATTTCCTAATTGACCCCAGCATACTGTAGGATTGGGGATGTGCTGTGTCATGTGTCCActattgtagtttttttctaGTATGAATCATGCAAcattcctgttttatttgatgaaaCACTAGAGACCAAATTATATATGTTTggttaatttaaattatttcattgttGAATCTAAGTCTGAAAATAGGAAGGagtgatagtgaaacaagtgtTTAGCCATTAAATTTCCAAACTATGAACTAAGTTGCTGAGCTGgattgaacaaaaaaaactagTAGTATTCACACTGAGCACTGAGTTGCTTTGAACATGAGCCAACTTCAAGTTGAGGTGATCTCTGATGTCAGTTACACCTCATTGTTCTGCCTCTGTGTTCCAGATGAGCTGTTGTCAAAGGTCAGCTGAtcttttctctgctgctttccCCGGTGAGGTTTAAACCCACCATCCAACGGTTAGAGGTGCTGAGGGTCGAAGAGGAGGGTTGGGCGTGTGAGGGGAGGTGGTTAGTGACAGGTGTTAACACGGTGGGGGTAGTTAAGAGGAGAGGtagaggaagggaggggtggTACTTAGTAAAAGCAGGCAAAGTGAGCTGCAGGACTTCACTGAGCATCTGTAGTCAGGGCATGGCTGAAAGACTGATAGCAAAGCCTTCCTCTGAGCTGATGCTTAAGTTTTACAGTGCAGCACGTGTACAGTATCATATTGGGTCTGACAAGAACTGCCGCTATAAATCTTTTACCCTCCACCCACCCTTCTCACGTCCCCCTTCCACTCCAACTATgcaaaaatgactttaaaacaTCAAAGCTGGCATTAACGTCTCATTTCCCTATGCAAATGCAAaatgagaaaggaaaaaaaaaaagcttttcatttcTCCCTGcctctttcattttcagtgagAATAGTTGCTGCCCCCTTGAGACGAAGCCTGATGCGCAGTTTTGGGTAGAAAACGGGTTAGGGGATTCTGGGGGCTGCTCTGCATTACCAAAACAAACCATtcagcaaacaaacaattagACACTCATGAATTATGGACAAGCTATCTAAAATAGCAATAAAAACAACGATTGGGGAGTCGTGGAGCGATTGCTGAGCTAATGAAACGTATGTCAGGGTGTTTTTAAACAGGCAGTGGAGTAGTAAGTGGgctgtctgtgcatgtgtgtatgccgTCCTGTAcacatgtgtacagtatatatatgtaatcTATCCTGATGATTCCAGACATTTCAGTGGACCAGTGCAAATGAGCGACGGAAAACAAGGTAACACTGAGAAGCGTGGGACAaaacagagagagtgaaggaaGAAAGGTGTCTAGTAATCCACAACGCGTGATTGTGCAtcagccattttgttttttcaatttgaCCCCAGCAACATCTATTATTCACAACCCTATGTTTACCTCTCACAGACGCGCACAGTCCATGCAGCAATGATCCAGGAGGATATACTGAACACCAGCAGAACAGTTCCTGGACAGATGGTCATGAGGGTCTTCATAACAAAGCGTGTGTTGAAGTTGATCTTGTTGAGGGCGCCGATGCTGCGAGACGAAGCGTCCGTGAATAGCTTGCTGTGAAGTAACATGACCCTGCCAATCAGGTAGAGTCTCAGGAACATGGGGATGGAGAGGATGATGTCCACGTCAGCATCGGCCACCGACGGCGTGTATGTAAAGGCCAGCCGCGCCGTCCAGGTGAAGACGTACTGGCCCGGGATGGGATGAATGGCACacaccagcagctccagcacGATGAAGAAGATCCGCTCATACGTCATGGCTATCCTCCAATCATCCGCACCATTGTCGACCATaaacagctgaagaaaaacatatacAAGTACTTGTATTAGCATTTTCTCCCATAAGTCACTTTTTTAGTGTGGTGTCTGAAATTTTGGCTTTTTTCCTCGTTGTCCTACTTTTCCTCTTCAGCCCCACACACCTTCAATGTGTCCATCATTACAAAGCCATGCCGAGATAAATCAAGGAGGAATTAATTGAAACAAACCCAcagattttatttgaaatgcTCATCAAGATCTTAAGACATTATGATGaattagaataaaatatttataaatacagGATTTAGAATGTCTTGCAAAGTAAgtaaagaaaggaaataaaaaaaaactgagataCAAGGCAGGCATAAAAGACtagaaagaaaacatcatattatataatatcAGGAATCAATGCACTGCTTTTTTAGATTATATATGAAAATACCCTAAAAGTGTGTCAGCACATTGAAACAATTACATTTGATTGAATGCATACACAGATATTATTATCAGCATAACTTAATTTTCAAGTACTATGTtgcacaacaaaaataatatttcaatatttgtaaaaaaaaaaattacatatattttagcttttttccccttttttttttagccaggCTCATATCAGAAATCTCTCCTCATTATCATCCTCATCACCACACTGATCCCAAAAGTTGGTGCTATAATATAAATGATATAGTGTTgagtattaaaatgtgttttattttttctttggtaGACTCACCTGGATTTCCCGGGCATGGTACATTATTATAAGACCAAGCAATATAACAGTGGAAAGGCTGATAAGGCATTTCAGTGCAAATGAGTATGAAGATTCCTAtggtgagagaaaaagacatgaaaaaaacatattagaaaatagtcatattaaatgattaaacaaCCATTTTGTCATCACATCTAATCTCATATATAGGAATTGACAAATATTacttgcatttatttattattttctatattttggaATAGATGGAAATAATGACATTATCActagaagggaaaaaaaacaagaaaacaaatgctTCTAATCCTGGCTTAGTTGAGTAGCATAAATATCCCcatataaacacatgcacataagtacaagcacacaaaaatatacagctACACACAcgacaggaaacacacacatgcacacaccaccTATTAGCTTAAAAGTCTAGCTGAGACCAGATAATGGGGTTTCCGCACAGACAGTGCAGTCAGGATGTTGCTAAACAATGCAGCTGCAGGTGTAGGTGCAGCCTGATATTATCTATGGACGCTGTTCCCCACCATCTAAACTACCAATTAATCAAAGACCAGCAGTAACAGGGGGACTTTCCATTTAATGGTAGGTGCAGAAAAGGCAAGGCTAGCATTAGCAGGGGGGGCACCACAGTGAGCGTTGCTGGTGATAAATAGACCAGCTGGATGCTAGAGCtgcagtgttgtgtgtgtacatgaggGCCATAGATCTAGGAAATGAGAACCTGTATTACTTgagcgcccccccccccccccccccccccccccccccccccccccccccccccccttcctctaTGTTGGTAAAATGCCATTtgataaatcaatttaaaaGCCATGGTGTAAAAATGCCGCTCTGCAGCAAGCTAATGATCGTTGGgctgttattattaataacgACACtgacaacaaatgacaaaaacaacaagtgGAAATATCGTTCATAATCGTCAGTGTGATGACTGTGAGTGTGAGCTGCTCAATATTACTCTGTCCTTCGGTGGTCTatattacaaaatgtatttttagctATCAACTAGATTGCTTTGCCCCTCAGGTCGGCAACATGTTCTCAAGACATTCTAATGTCTGAAATTGTTTTGAGAAGTCCCTGGTGAAATAACATTGAGTAAACCAATTAATCCACCTGCCACAGGTTCAAGGATTTTTCAGTCCCAGTGCTCCCTGCCTTAACGTGTTTCCTTCCTTCAGGGCTTAGAAAATCTTGACTGAGCCTCAAGTGTCTGCTATGTGATGTGACGTGAGATGGAAAATGGACCATCCACAGCACATGCTACCTGTCTGATGTGGGAGTGGTGCTGTGCCGCTCAGAGAAGGGGGGTCATTTCCATTTCAGCTGAGGTCAGCTTGATGAATGGACTGAACCCCACTCAGTAACAGTCACAGCAAACCTATTGACTTTCTTAAAACCCCATAAATCATGCTATAGATTACCACACCAACTTACTatagcatacacacacacacacacacctatgtGTAatcaaaaatgcattcaaaaattcaaataaatcagACAGAAACAACTGGAAAAAATCTATTCCTTGTTGCTGTTAGAGGAACATACCAGGGGTTTTGAATATTTTAGCCCATTGCCTAAAAATTACATGTACTTGACATGAACACTGATGGTTTTCCAATGCATACCAAAAGCTTTTATATTCCCCAACATTTTAGGTCTCTACCAGAGTCAGCTGACATACgacatttctgacattaaaGATCATGAATTAAAAGCTTTTTGGCAGGTGACTCTTAAACCTCGGTTGTCAAAGCATCCTTGAAAGCACCATCAAGTTTCGAAAAAGGCCTTTTCTCATAGTTGCAGTACTATATAACAATAACTTAACTTTGCCAGAACAGGTCTCTAGTGGGTTCTGTAAGGCTCcacttgagctaaatgctaacatcaacatgctagcatgctcacaatgataatgttaggtttagcaggtatgtttaccatgttcagtGTTGGTTTACTGTGTCAACATGCATACATTTGCTAAATAGAACTaaggcaatccatccaattgtagatattttacataatataataaagacCTAAAAAGTCAACTTAGTGGTGGCAACAGAGAAAAAGTCAGCCATTAGAATAACTCATgtgggaaccatgaatatctgtatcAAATACCAGATATAAAACACTAAACTTGACTTGCTGGTGGCACTGGAGGAAGAAattcagaggatcaccaaactCATCAAAATGTATCCTCTAGGGACCATGAATGTATtacatggcaatccatcaaatagctgttgagatatttcagtctggactaaagtggaggactaaacaaacaacaggccaactgacagaccaacattgccagAGCCATGCTACTAGCATAGCTAAAaattaaaatagcaaaatattCATCCTAAAGGCCATTATACAATGAAAACCTAGAAGTTATTTTCCCGACAGTAAGATACTGCAATGTTCCTGTCtgaaaaaagactgaaactctTTCTTCTTTGGTGGTTTACAAGCAAAGAATTAGGTCTACTGTATTTAATtactaaaagtaaaatgttcACCAGCAAATCAGTAACTTGGGTGCTGGGTAGATAGTGAGCAGTgggtttttaaagcttttttttctgaaaataccTGCATGCTGTGCCTAAAAATGACGCTGATGAGAGTGAACCGTAAAGTTGCAGGCTGCaacaccaaaacaattagctgaagGATGCTATAGACCTCTGTGAAGCTGTGGGTTTGTCATTatgagtgacccctttcacattaccCATAACATTTACCCATTTGCTCCAatgttaatacaaaaatattgatttaagcAGTTTTAAATATGTGAACTATAATGAACTCAAACATGCAAATCCATACATGAATTCCTCAGTTCTGCTCAgtttgtacaaattaaaagatgtttttgtttccaaaGATTAAAGACACCTATTCTGTGACCTATTACATACTGCAGTGCACTGCAATGTCAGCTCCCAAGTAAACAGCCCAATAAATGCTGTGGTAGAAGTTGCTCTGACAGAAAGATGTTCTTCGCAAAATACCCTGACAAAAGCAGACCCAACTGGCTGGTAGAGAAGGACAGTAACAGGTCAAGGGGTGGTGACCTGGTCACCATGAccctgaaaataaaatgcaccgCTGGTGTCTTTGCTCAAGAGTCCCATTTGTTCCTATAGCTTGCTGCGTTGTCTCCACTCTGATCTCCTAAAAGTAGAAGATGCAGCTGGACACTTTGAGGCATCTGGATCTTTACTCCCATCTTTTATTCCTATTGacctttctcttcatctctaCTTGTCttgatctttctctctttgtctaaATCTTTGtatctctcttctttctctttcccctgTTTCCCCAGTTATCCCTCTCCTGCTGTGAGGAGATGATTTTATAGATGCCAGTTTCAAAGGGAACAACAGACAGCCACAAAGGCACCAGTAGTGGAACCAATTCTTTGTATAAACTCCAATCTGATGCCAATAAGTGGATCAAAAGCAGGCCTACAGTCAAGAAATTGGtgaatagaaaattaaaaaaggtaaaaatttAGTTTTATTGATGTCAATCGATAGACTTTATTTGTATCTGTGCAACATTCTCAACACCTTTTTTAAATAGAGATGTCAGTGTCTGTGCTAATAATCACTCCTCATAAATCTGACAGCTGCCAACCCCACACAACTCAAACATTAACAATAGCGATGACAACACAATGCTCCCACTCATGCATCACACATATGCACAACCTACCTTAGTGTAAACCCCCCATGACAGTTCCGTCtctgtcaccatgacaacaatCCCAAACATCCCGAAGATGAGTGCGTAGTCGCTGAGCCGCTTCCGCTTCTCAAACAGTGCCCTCCGGTGGCCAAGCTTGTAGCCAATGTCCCTGTTCTTCTTCTGCGGCGCCCTGCCTCCGCCATGCCCGCTGCCCTCCCTGACCAAGCTCTCGTTGGAGGCCTTGCTGGGGTCTTCGCCGCCGTTGCCCTTGGACACCACCACCTCCAGGCCAGAGCTGTGCAGCGTCTGCAAGGGCTGCGTCTCCGAGTCGAGCTCCGCAAGGTTGCGGCGCGACGAGGACGCCAGACTGCCCACTAGTGGTCTCACCACTCCGCCATTGTACTTGCAGGTGTTCATGGCTATCTGAGGGAGTCTGCCACTGCTCTCAGAGAGGGAGGGCTTGGATCCAGCATGGCTCAGCTTCTTCTGCTCGGTAGTGGCCTGTGAAATGGAGAGAGTCTTAAATACAATACTATCACAACAAAAAGGGTGTATAACTGACAGTAGGTTGAAGAGACACACAGATTTGGACTTTAAATAGAGCGTTGATGTGGGAGTTATACCTTTGTGGCTCTGGAGaaggcaaagagagagaaggatctTGCAAAACAATTTTGGTTATAAAAGCAGACAGATTTAGTGCTCAGCAGGACATGTgcccaaacatacagtatgaaccCAAAATATCACcagttttttattgaaaatccTAAATACTCATGGT includes:
- the kcnn1a gene encoding small conductance calcium-activated potassium channel protein 1a — its product is MNTCKYNGGVVRPLVGSLASSSRRNLAELDSETQPLQTLHSSGLEVVVSKGNGGEDPSKASNESLVREGSGHGGGRAPQKKNRDIGYKLGHRRALFEKRKRLSDYALIFGMFGIVVMVTETELSWGVYTKESSYSFALKCLISLSTVILLGLIIMYHAREIQLFMVDNGADDWRIAMTYERIFFIVLELLVCAIHPIPGQYVFTWTARLAFTYTPSVADADVDIILSIPMFLRLYLIGRVMLLHSKLFTDASSRSIGALNKINFNTRFVMKTLMTICPGTVLLVFSISSWIIAAWTVRVCERYHDKQEVTSNFLGAMWLISITFLSIGYGDMVPHTYCGKGVCLLTGIMGAGCTALVVAVVARKLELTKAEKHVHNFMMDTQLCKRVKNTAANVLRETWLIYKHTKLVKKIDHAKVRKHQRKFLQAIHQLRSVKMEQRKLNDQANTLVDLAKTQNVMYDLVSELQERSEELDKRIGTLEDKLDSVTGSLQALPCLISQAITQQQQDFLDGFVHRFRPASLASERSERSERSWTSTARRRRSPSTAPHTSSDSG